The Streptomyces tubercidicus DNA segment GGACGACGGGATGGTCGTATAGCCCGCGCGCTCCGGGTAGAGCTGCCGCCGCAGGTCGATGACCTCGGGGTAGTCGATGTCGAACCACTGCACCCCGGGGCCCGGGTCGAGACGGTGGACGCGGCTGTCGAGGCCGCAGCCCAGATGGATCACGGTCGCCTCCTCGTGCCGGGCGAGGAAGCGCGCGGTCCAGACGTCCAACTGCCGGGCGCGCAGCGCGACTCCGGCGGCGTTGCCGGGGCTCAGCCGCATCTTGCTGAAGTCGTAGTCGAGCCGCTGCACGGTCTCGGCGGCGGTGGTGTCGCCGAGGATTGGATCCGGTGCGCGGCTGTCGACCGCGCGGGCGTAGAGCGTGGCGAGGAGGGTCTCCTTCTCCTCGGTCAGATGCACCTTGGGGCGGGGGTGGGGATCCGGGTGGGGGTCTGGGTGGGGACGCGGGTTGGTGCGCGGGTTGGTGCGCGGACTGGTCATGGAGTCGAGAATACTCAAGATTCAGAAAAATGTGAAGACTCAGAATTCTGGAGCCGCAATCCTGGACTCGCCCTGCTGGGTCCCGCCGGATCCCGCGCTATCTCGGGTCCGTCCCCGCGAGCGCCGCTTGGGCGCGCCCCGGCCGGGATCTCCGTGACGGCGGTCAGCAGCACCGCCGAGTCCTCCAGGGCCAGCAGGCCGTGCCGCTCGCGCGGGGTCATGGCGACCTGACCGGTCATCAGTTCCTGGCCGCCACCGGCCCCGGTCAGCCGGACCCGCCCCCGCAGGACCTGCAGGCTCGCCGCCGGGGGCGCGTTGTGCTCGTCCAGCGCGGCGCCCGCGACCAGTGCGATCACGGTCTGCCGCAGCCGGTCGTCGTGCAGGAAGAGACGGGCACTGCGCCCGTGTGCGGAGGCCCTGGCCTCGTCGAGCTGCTGGCGGGCGAGCGCATCGAGATCGTCCATGATGCTGGCCTTTCGCGTACGGACCGGCGGCTGGGCTGCCCTTTCCATCGTTGCCGGTGCACGGGGGGACGCAACCGGGGAGCGCGGCGGCGGAACGTCGGGCCCGGCGGGCGGGGCGGGCTGCGTCCGGGTGCATACCGATGCGGGGCGTGCCCGTACGCGGGCCGGTCACTTACGGGATGATCATCCGGTCCGTACGATGCGAGGCGGTCCGTGGCGCCGGCCGAGCCCGCTCGGTCATGCCAGGGACCCGTGCCGTCCGTTGGCCGAGTCCGTGGCGGTCGGCACGGTCACCGTCCCCTCCGTTCCCACTCGTCCCTTCCTCCCCCCCCCACTTCCCTCCCGACCCCCACCGTGAAGGATGCGCACCCGTGGCCGACCCGACTGCCCAGAACGACCCGCCCGACCCCACCGGGCGGCAGTCCGGATTCCTGACCGTCATGACGACCACCGACAGCGAAACCAAGGCCAGGAAGCTGGCGCGCGGGGCGATCGAGGGCAGGCTTGCCGCCTGTGCGCAGATCAGTGCCCCGGTGACCTCGGTGTTCCGCTGGGACGACGCGGTCGAGGCCAGCCAGGAGTGGCAGGTGCTGTTCAAGACGGCCGAGGCGCGCTACGAGGAGCTGGCGGCCTATCTCCTCGACGCGCACGACTACGACACCCCAGAGATCATCGCCACCCCCATCACCCGTGGCGGCGCCGGCTATCTGTCCTGGGTCGCAGAGGAGACCAGCTGACATGGAGCGCGACAGCAGCAAACGCGGCACCACGAAGCGAGTTGGCCACGCGCGGCCCACTCGCAAGCGCTGGATCAAGGCGGCGACGGCCGTGGCCGGAGCGACGGTGTGCCTGGCCACCGCGACCGTCAGCTATGCCGTCAACGAGGACCGGAGTCCGGCACCGAGCGCCGACAAGCCCAGCCCCACCCCCGGCGCCGACTGGACCAGCCGGGAGGCCGCCGCCTACTGGACGGCCGACCGGATGGCGGCCGCCGCACCGGCCGACAGCGACACCCTGGCCAAGCCCGAGGCCCCGGCACCGTCCGCCTCCGCGCCGTCCGCCGCGACCCGTTCCGCCGCGCCTAAGGGCGCCGCCGCCGCCCGCGCGGCCCGTAACGCCCGGCACTTCAACGGCATTCCGTCCGTCGGTGTGCTGTTCTCCGTCGACGGGGACACCAAGGCGCACCACTGCACCGCCAGCGTCGTGCACAGCCCGCACGGCAACCTGATCCTCACCGCCGGGCACTGCAATCCGGGGACACGTGCCGCGTTTGTCCCGCAGTATCGTTCCGGCGCGACCACCCAGCCGCACGGGGTGTGGGCGATCGAGGACACCTTCGCCTACCCGAGCCGTGACACCAGCGGCGCCGGGGCGGACCTCGACTTCGCCTTCGCCACCGTCGCCCCCAGTGAGGACGGCGACACCCTCGAAGAGGTCACCGGCGGCAACACCCTCTCCCCGACGCCCGGTTACACCAACGACGTCACCGTCATCGGCTACCCGAACGTCCGGAACGACCCCGAGGACCGGGCCGTACGCTGCGCGACCCGCACCAGCCGGCTGACCGGCACCCATGAACTGCGCATGGAATGCGGCGGGTTCTACGGCGGCACCTCCGGCAGCCCCTGGCTGAGCGACTTCGACGAGGAGACCGAGACCGGCCGGCTCATCGGGGTGATCGGCGGCCTCAACGGCGGTGGCCCGAAGGGCCCGGACGCCGACCGGATCTCCTACAGCCCGTACTTCGGGACGAAGATCCTCAACCTGTACGCCCGCGCGGCCGAGAAGTGATCCATGGGGTGACGGAGGCGCGGGTGTAGCTCCTGGCCCGGTGAAGCCCCTGGCGGGGTGTAGCCCCTGGCCGGTGAAGCCCCTGGCCGGTGAAGCCCTTAAGGGGCGTCGGCCAGCGCCTCCGTCACTCCCTTCTCCTGCCGCCCGAGGAACTGCGGATCGGGCCGCAGGAGCGCGTCCGCCGCCGCCTTCCCGGCCGCGAAGATCTCCCGCACCCCGCCATACGCCCAGGTCACATCGCGGTTCGCGGCCACCGCGACGCCGTTGGAGTCGACCCCGGCCGCGCCGCACAGCGCCAGCGCGCGCCGGATATGAAAGCCCTGGCTGACCAGCACCGCCCGGTCCACGCCGAAGATCCGGTGGGCCCGGCTGCAGGAATCCCAGGTGTCGAAGCCCGCATAGTCCGTCACGATCCTGCGCGCCGGGACACCGTGCCGCAGCAGATAGCCGCGCATCGCGTCCGGCTCGTCGTAGTCCTGCCGGCTGTTGTCACCGGTGACCAGGACCGCGCGGACGGCGCCCCGGTCGTACAGCGCGGCCGCCGCGTCCAGCCGGTGGGCCAGGTACGGCGACGGCTTGCCGTCCCACAGGCCCGCGCCGAACACGATGGCCACTGGAGCGGCCGGGGCGTCCGCGACGCCATACACCCGCGGCCCGGCCGTCGCATTCATCCAGGTCGCGGGCGCCAGCACCAGCACCGTCGCGGCCACCACCACCTGGAACGCACGCCGCTGCCCCCGCCGACTCCGCGGCAGCCGCACCTGCCCTACTCGGCGCACCTGGCTTCGTATCCACCCCATCGGCCCCGGCCCCGGCCCTGACCCTGGTCCCGCCCCGCGCATGCTTGCCCCGTTCCCGTTCCCGACCCCAACCGCGCCCGCCCGCGATCGATCTCGCAGGCTGCGACGCTGGGGGTACGGGGGATGGTTGCAGCGTCGGCTGGGCATGGTGGTCGGCCGGGCATGGTGGTCGGCCGGGCACGGTGGCGGGCCGGGCATGGTGGCTGCCCGGCCCCGTAGCGGGCCTGGCATCGTGGCAGGGGAACACCCCGCCCGGAGAGGACCGCACCACCATGACCCGCGAGCCCGAGCGGCTGCCGTTCTTCGTCTACGGGACGCTGCGGCCCGGTGAGGCCAACTACGGCCCGACCCTGCGGGGCCGGACCGCGGCCGAGGAACCCGCCCATATCGAGGGCGCGTTGCTGTACGACGGGCCCGGGTACCCCTATGCGACGGCCGGGCCCGACGGGGCGGTGGTGCACGGTGCGCTGGTCCGGCCCCGTGACACCGACTATGACGCGGTGTGCGCGGTCCTGGACCGTCTGGAGGGCTACACGCCCGGCGACCCGCACAACCTCTACGAGCGGGTGGTCACCGAGGCCGTGTGCCCGGACGGCAGGACCGTACGGGCCTGGGTCTACCTGGCGGCCGGGCCGCTCGCCGCTCGGCTGAGGGCCACCGGCACCCCCATTGAGGGCGGCGACTGGCCCGCCTCGCGGGCGGCGGCGGGATGACCGGACTGACCACCCACTGACCGGCGCGTCCGATGAAGGGCGCCGCCGCGGCCCCGGCCCCCGCCCCCGCTAACCTGGACGACCCCTCCCGTACCGGGACCCCACCCGTACCGAGGGCCCTTTCCGTACCGCAGAACAGGTGTGACCGCGTGGCTTCCTCCCCGTCCTCCCCCTCCGCCGCAACCGCCCCCGAGCCGCTGCCCAAGGCGGAGCTGCATCTGCACATCGAGGGCACTCTGGAGCCCGAGCTGGCCTTCGCGCTCGCCGCGCGCAACGGCGTCGAGCTGCCGTACGCCACCGAGGACGAGCTGCGCCGGGCCTACTCCTTCGCCGATCTGCAGTCCTTCCTGAACCTCTACTACGCGCTGATGGCCGTGCTGCGCACCGAGGACGACTTCGCCGACCTCGCGCACGCCTATCTCGCCCGCGCCAAGCAGCAGGGCGTACGGCACGCCGAGATCTTCTTCGACCCGCAGGCGCACACCGCGCGCGGCGTCCCGATCGGCACCGTCATCGACGGCCTCGCCCGCGCGCTCGACAGCGCCGAGGAGACCTACGGCATCAGCACCCGCCTGATCATGTGCTTCCTGCGCGACGAGAGCGCCGAATCCGCGCTGACGACCTTCGAGGCGGCCCGCCCCTACTTCGACCGGATCACCGCCGTCGGCCTGGACTCGGCCGAGGTCGGGCACCCGCCGTCGAAGTTCAAGGAGGTCTTCGCGCTGGCGCGGGAGGCCGGCCTCAAGTGCGTGGCGCACGCGGGGGAGGAGGGTCCCCCGGCCTATGTGTGGGAGGCCCTGGACGTCCTCGGCGTGGACCGGATCGACCACGGTGTGCGCTCCCTGGAGGACGAGCGGCTGGTGGCCCGCCTGGTGGCGGACCAGGTGCCGCTCACCGTCTGCCCGCTGTCCAACGTCCGGCTGCGGGTCATCGACGACCTCGCCGACCACCCACTGCCCGCCATGCTGGACGCCGGGCTGCTGGTGACCGTCAACTCTGACGACCCGGCGTACTTCGGCGGCTACGTGGACGACAACTTCACCGCCGTACGCGATGCCCTCGGCCTGGACCGGGAGACGCTGCGCACCCTTGCCCGGAACTCTTTCCGGGCCTCCTTCCTGGACGAGGCGACCCGGGAGCGGTATCTGCGGGAGGTGGACGCGAACCAGGGGTAGGGCACCCCGGGGCGGCAGGGGAGTGGCAGCGGGGGAGTGCGGTGTTCCCCTGCCGTCCGGCCTGTCCCCGCCGCCCGGCCCCCTGGCAGCCCTATGGAACACGGAGTTCGCCGCAGGGAAACGCAGCGGCAACGCCCGGCTGCCACGCTCGGGTCATGACGGCGCCGATACCGCACCTGCCCTCCGCGTCCTATGCCCCGCTCGGCACGGGAGACCTCGCCGCCGAGATCACCGCCCAGCTCAGCAGCCGGCTCTGCCAGGTCCGGCTGCGCGGCTTCCGGCCCCCGGAGGCACCGGCTCCCGCCCGCGCCGCCCCCACCCTCGTCGCCGTCGCCCACGGCAGCCGCGACCCGCGCGCCCTGCCCACCGTCCGGGCGCTGCTCGACCGGGTCCGTGCGCTGCGCCCCGGTCTGGCCGTACGGCTTGGGCACATCGAGCTGAACCGGCCGCTGCTCACCGACACCCTCGCCGAGCTGCGCGGCACCGCCGTCCTCGTACCGCTGCTGTTCGGCCGCGGCCATCACGTCACCCATGACCTGCCCGCCGCCCTGGCGGCCGCACCGCAGCTCAGCGGCCGGATCGCCGCGCCCCTCGGGCCGCATCCGCTGCTCGCCGAGGCGCTGCACGGCCGGCTGCGGGAGGCCGGGTTCCCCGAGGCCCCGTCCCCGCGCACCGCCGTGGTCCTGGGCGCCGCCGGCTCCCGGGCCCCGCGGTCCGCCCAGGACACCGAGCGCACCGCCCAGCTGCTCTCGGCCCGGCTCGGCGGCACCCCGGTCCTGCCCGCCTACGCCTCCTCCGCCGCCCCGACCGTCGCCGACGCGGTCCGCACGCTGACCGCCCGCGGTCACGACCGGATCGCCGTCGCGGGCTGCTTCACCGCCCCCGGCCGTTTTGCCGCCCAGTGCGCGGCCGCCGCCCCCGGGCCGGCCGCCGAGCCCCTGGGCGACCACCCCGCACTGGCCCGTCTCGTACTGCACCGCTACGACCAGGCACTCCATAACGACCAGGTACTCCGCTACGACCAGGCGTTCCCCTACGGCCGGGCGCCCCTTGCGGGTACCGGATGCGACCCGGAGACCGCCGGGGCGGCTACCGTCGCGGTATGACGGGCACACCACCGACCATCCCCGGCTACACCGCGGCCGACCTCGAACGCTGGGTCCCCGAGCCCGACAAACGGCCGGGGCGCACCGCCTTCCAGCGCGACCGCGCCCGGGTGCTGCACTCCGCCGCGCTGCGTCGCCTGGCCGGTAAGACCCAGGTGGTCACCCCCGGCGCACTCACGCCCGCCTGGGACGCCAGCCCGCGTACCCGTCTGACCCACTCCCTGGAGTGCGCCCAGGTCGGCCGGGAACTCGGTGCCGCGCTCGGCTGTGACCCGGACCTGGTCGAGACCGCCTGTCTGGCGCACGATCTCGGCCACCCGCCCTTCGGGCACAACGGTGAGCAGACGCTCAACGAAGTGGCCGCGCCCTGCGGCGGCTTCGAGGGCAACGCTCAGTCGCTGCGGCTGCTGGCCCGTCTGGAGCCCAAGCGGTTCGTGCCCGCCGAAGACGGTTCGACGGTCAGCGTCGGGCTGAACCTCAGCCGCGCCGCCCTCGACGCGGCCACCAAGTACCCGTGGGCGCGCGGCGGGCACCCCACCGACCCCGCGTCCCCGAAGTTCGGGGTGTACGAGGACGACGCGCCCGTCTACGAGTGGTTCCGGCAGGGCGCCCCCGACGGAGCCCGGAGCTTCGAGGCGCAGGTCATGGACTGGTCCGACGATGTGGCGTACTCGGTGCACGACGTCGAGGACGGGCTGCACGCCGGACACCTCGACCCCAACCTCCTGCTCGCCGACGCCGAACGCGCCGAGATCTTCGCGGTGGCCGGTGAGCGCTATGCGCCCGGCGCCGGCCCCGAGGAGCTGGCCGCGGCGCTGGACCGCCTCCTGGAGCAGGAGTGGTGGCCGCACGGCTACGACGGCTCCGCGCTCGCCCAGGCCCGCCTCAAGGACGCCACCAGCCAGCTGATCGGCCGTTTCTGTCTCGCGGCCGAGGGCGCGACCCGGGCCCGGTGGGGGACCGGACGGCTCACCCGCTACGGAGCGGAGCTGATGGTTCCGGCCGAAACCCGGCTGGAATGCGCCGTTTTGAAAGCCGTCGCCGACCGGTACGTCATGCAGCGTCCCGACCAGGAGGCGCTCCGCGCCGACCAGCGCGTCGTCATCGCCGAACTGGCCGAGGCGTTGCTGGCCCGCGCCCCCGACGGCCTTGATCCGCAGTTCCGTTCACTGTTCGACACGGCGCCCGACGACACCGCGCGGATGCGTGCCGTCATCGACCAGATCGCGGCCCTGACCGACACTTCGGCCCGCTCGCTGCACGCCCGACTCACCCGGCGCCCCGGTCACGGCGGGGCGAACCGCGGGTGACCCTGGAGGGGAGCCCCTCTTCCCCCCTCACGCTCCGTGCGGGACGCTCGAACCCCACCGTTTTCGAACGGAGCACCCTGACAACAGCGAACAGCGAGCCCTGACGACGGCGAACAGCCAACCCTGACGACAGCGCACGGGCCCGATCGGCGACGACCGGGAACCCCGATCGCTGGCGGCCGGGATCCCTGATCGGCGGCGAACGGTAAACCCGATCGGCAGCGACCCAGAACCCTGATCCGCGACGACCGGGAACCCCGACGCCGCCCGGAGCATCAACGGGGGAGAGCACCGGGGTAACCGGGGATTACACCGGGGGGATATCGGGGGCGTTCACGGACGCGTAAGCGGACGTACGGCACCGCAACGAGGAGGAAGCAAGTGGTCGACGCACACCAGACGTTCGTCATCGTCGGGGGTGGCCTGGCCGGGGCAAAGGCCGCGGAGACGCTCCGCGCGGAGGGCTTCACCGGCCGGGTGATCCTGATCTGCGACGAGCGCGACCACCCCTACGAGCGCCCCCCGCTCTCCAAGGGGTACCTGCTCGGCAAGGAAGAGCGCGACAGCGTCTTCGTCCATGAACCCGCCTGGTACGCCCAGGCACATATCGAACTGCACCTGGGCCAGCCCGCCGTCCACCTGGACCCCGCCGCCAAAACCGTCCGCCTCGGCGACGGCACCCTCATCGTCTACGACAAGCTGCTGCTGGCCACCGGCGCCGAGCCGCGCCGCCTGGACATCCCCGGCACCGGCCTGGCCGGTGTGCACCACCTGCGCCGCCTCGCCCACGCCGAACGGCTGCGCGGCGTACTGGCCTCCCTCGGCCGCGACAACGGCCACCTCGTCATCGCGGGCGCCGGCTGGATCGGCCTGGAGGTCGCCGCCGCGGCCCGCTCCTACGGCGCCGAGGTCACCGTCGTGGAGGCCGCCCCCACCCCGCTGCACGGCATCCTGGGACCCGAACTCGGCGGCCTGTTCACCGATCTGCACCGCGAACACGGCGTCCGCTTCCACTTCGGCGCCCGCTTCACCGAGATCGTCGGCCAGGATGGCGTGGTGCTCGCCGTGCGCACCGACGACGGCGAGGAACACCCCGCCCACGACGTGCTCGCCGCGATCGGCGCCGCCCCGCGCACCGCACTCGCCGAACAGGCCGGACTGGACCTCGCCGACCGGGAGACCGGCGGCGGCATCGCGGTCGACGCGACGCTGCGCACCTCCGACCCGTACATCTACGCCGCAGGTGACGTCGCCGCCGCCGACCATCCCGTCCTGGACAGCCGCCTGCGCGTCGAACACTGGGCCAGCGCCCTCAACGGCGGCCCGGCCGCCGCGCGCGCCATGCTCGGCCAGGAGGTCAGCTACGACCGCATCCCGTACTTCTTCTCCGACCAGTACGACGTCGGCATGGAGTACTCCGGCTACGCCCCGCCCGGCTCGTACGAGCAGGTCGTCTGCCGCGGTGACGTCGCCAAGCGGGAGTTCATCGCCTTCTGGCTCGGCGCGGACGGCCGGCTGCTCGCGGGCATGAACGTCAACGTCTGGGACGTCGCCGAGCCCATCCAGCAACTCATCCGCTCCGGGGCGCCGTTGACGCCCGAGGCACTGGCCGATCCGGAGGTTCCGCTGGCCTCGCTGCTCGCGTAGCGTGCGCGTATGACGCAGAGCCCCAGCGGTCCCACCGGCCCCGGCAGCACCGGCGTCCCGGACGCCGTCACCCTCGACGACGTCCGGGACGCCGCCCGGCGGCTGGCGGGGGTGGCACACCGCACGCCCGTACTGCGCTCCCGCACCCTGGACGCCCTGGTCGGCGCCGAGGTCCACCTCAAGTGCGAGAACTTCCAGAGGGTCGGCGCCTTCAAGTTCCGCGGCGCCTACAACGCCCTCTCCCGGCTGTCCCCGGAACAGCTGGCCCGTGGAGTCGTCGCGTACTCCTCCGGCAACCACGCCCAGGCGGTCGCCCTGGCCGCCCGGGAGCTGGGCAGCCACGCCGTCATCGTGATGCCCGAGGACTCCCCGCAGTCCAAGACGGACGCCACCGCCGGATACGGCGCCGAGATCGTCCGCTACGACCGCTACACCGGCGACCGCGTCGCCCTCGGCCGTCAGCTCGCCGAGGAACGCGGCCTCGCGCTGATCCCGCCGTACGAGCATCCGCACATCATCGCAGGTCAGGGCACCGCCGCCCTGGAGCTGATCGAGGAGACCGGCCCGCTCGACGCGCTGCTGACGCCGGTCGGCGGTGGCGGGCTGATGGCCGGCTCGGCCACCGCCGCCACCGCCCTGGTCCCCGGCATCCGCATGATCGGCGTGGAGCCGGAGGCCGGCGACGACACCCTGCGCTCCCTGGCCGCCGGCCACCCCGTCACCATCCCCGTCCCGCACACCATCGCCGACGGCCAGGCCGTCGCCACCCCCGGCGAACTGACCTTCGCCATCAACCGGCGCCTCCTCGACTCGGTCGTCCTGGTCACCGACGACGAGATCCGCGCAGCCATGAAGTTCGCCTTCGAACGCCTCAAACTCGTCACGGAGCCCAGCGGCGCCAGCGCCCTGGCCGCCCTGCTCGCCGCCCGCGTCGCTCCACTGCCGCCTCGCATCGGCGTGATCATCTCTGGGGGGAATGTCGGGTTGGATCGGTTTTTGGAGCTGATGGGGTAGGGGGCGGGGGAGCCCGCGGTGTTCGCGGCAGCGGCAGCCCCCGCCCCCGGCCCCCCGCGCCCCCGCGTGACCCTGGCTGTCCGACCCCGGCCGTAGAATTCCCCCCGTGGCAGGCAGGATCAACGATGACGATGTGAAGGCGGTACGGGACGCGGTCCCGATCGACGCCGTCGTGTCCGAGTACCTCCAGCTCCGCAACGCCGGTGGCGGCAATCTCAAGGGCCTCTGCCCGTTCCACGACGAGAAGTCCCCGTCCTTCCACGTCAGCCCGGCCAAGGGGCTGTACCACTGCTTCGGCTGCCAGGAGGGCGGCGACACCGTCGACTTCATCATGAAGCTCGACCACCTCTCCTTCGCCGAGACCATCGAGCGCCTCGCCTCCCAGGCCGGGATCACCCTGCGCTATGAGGAGGGCGGCTACACCCCCGGCCGCCAGCAGGGCGAGCGCACCCGCCTGGTGGAGGCCCACAAGGCCGCCGCCCAGTACTACGCCGAGCAGCTCGACAGCCCCGAGGCCGAGATCGCCCGCAAGTTCCTCGCCGAGCGCGGCTTCGACCAGGCCGCCGCCCAGCATTTCGGCGTCGGCTACAGCCCGGCCGGCTGGGACCACCTCACCCGCTTCCTGCGCGGCCGCCGCTTCAGCGACCAGGAGCTGATCCTCGCCGGGCTCTCCCAGGAGGGCCGCCGCGGCCCCATCGACCGCTTCCGCGGCCGTCTGATGTGGCCGATCCGCGATATCGCCGGCGAGGTCGTCGGCTTCGGCGCCCGCAAGCTCCGCGACGACGACAACGGCCCCAAGTACCTCAACACCCCCGAGACCCCCATCTACCGCAAGTCCCATGTCCTCTACGGCATCGACCTCGCCAAGAAGGAGATCGCCAAGACCAACCGCGCGGTCGTGGTCGAGGGCTACACGGACGTGATGGCCTGCCATCTGGCCGGGGTCACCACCGCCATCGCCACCAGCGGTACGGCCTTCGGCGAGGGCCACATCAAGATCCTCCGCCGCCTCCTGATGGACAACGCCGGCTCCGAGGTCGTCTTCACCTTTGACGGCGACGCCGCAGGCCAGAAGGCCGCCCTGCGCGCCTTCGAGGACGACCAGAAGTTCGCCGCCGAGACCTCCATCGCCATCACCCCGGGCGGTATGGACCCGTGCGATCTACGGCTCGCCAAGGGCGATCAGGCCGTCGCCGATCTCGTCGAGTCCCGGACCCCGCTCTTCGAGTTCGCGCTGCGCCATGTCGTCTCCCGGCACAACCTCGACACCACCGTCGGCCGCGCCGCCGCCCTCGACGAGGCCGCCCCCATCGTCGCGCACATCAAGAACAGCTCCATCCAGCACGAGTCCGCCGTCCAGCTCGCCGGCATGCTCGGCATCCTGGACACCCAGTTCGTGGTGAAGCGCGTCTCCCAGCTCGCCCGCTGGGCCCGTGAACGCGGCCGTGACGGCGGCCCCGACCAGGGCCGTCAGCAGCGCCGCGGCCAGGCTCCGGCGCCCGCGGAGGCCCGCCCGGCGCCCGGCCCGCGCGGCCCCGCGCTCAACCTCCGCAGCCCCGCCCATCGCGTCGAGCGGGAGCTCCTCAAGCTGGCCCTGCAGCGCCCCGACCTGGTCTCCCCGGCCTTCGACGCCTACGGTGCCGACGAGTTCACCGCCCCGCCCTACGCCGTGGTCCGCCAGTGCATCGAGGACGCCGGCGGGGCCGCGGCCGGCGCCGCCGACCAGGGCTTCATCCCGCGGGTCCGGGAGGCGGCCCCCGACGACACCGTCCGCGCCATGGTCACCGAACTCGCCGTCGAACCGCTGCACACCCGCCGCGACCCCGACGAGGCGTACGCCGGTGTCCAGTTGGTGGCCGTCCGCCTCGCCGCCGTCAATCACCGCGTCACCGAGATCCGCGGCACCCTCCAGCGCCTCGGCCCGCGCGCCGACCCCGACCACCTCGCGGCCGTCCAGAACGAACTGTGGGTCCTCCAGCAGTACGGCCAGTCCCTGCGCGAACGCGGATACGCAGCCCTCTAGCCCGCCGGGACCCGCCCCGTTCCGGCCGGGGGACCCGCCTCGCCCCCGCCCTCCCGTAACACCCCGGGGTAGCCGTCCGGTCACGGACCGGACTCAAAAAGTGCTCGCACGCCCCTCGTGGCGGGCGTGTGTCGTACTCCACACTGAGAAGCGGTGCCTGAGTCCTCGGTGCGCGGCGGGCCCGGTCGCACCGCACCGGAATCCCCCGCGGAACCGCTCATGACGTACGGGACGGACGGCGGCTCGGCCGCATCCGCGCCCGACCTTTCTGCCGCTTCAGCAGCGATCACCCTGGAGGTCGCCCCCGTGCAGACCCAGACCCTCGCCGACGCGCCGGCCGCCACGGAACCCGATACGGAGCCCGGCGCGGAGCCGCTCACCGTGCCGCAGCAGGCCGAACCACCCGCCGCCGAGATGATCGTCGAGGAGATCACCCCGGAGCCGGCACCGCGCCCCGAGGCGGCCGGCCCGTCCTCCGACCTCTTCCGCCAGTACCTCCGCGAGATCGGCCGGATCCCGCTGCTCACCGCCGCCGAGGAAGTGGAACTCGCCCGCCGGGTCGAGGCCGGTCTCTTCGCCGAGGAGAAGCTCACCCATGCCCCCGACATCTCCTCCCAACTCGCCTTCGATCTCGACAAGTTGGTGGTCCTGGGCCGGATGGCTAAGCG contains these protein-coding regions:
- a CDS encoding NAD(P)/FAD-dependent oxidoreductase, which translates into the protein MVDAHQTFVIVGGGLAGAKAAETLRAEGFTGRVILICDERDHPYERPPLSKGYLLGKEERDSVFVHEPAWYAQAHIELHLGQPAVHLDPAAKTVRLGDGTLIVYDKLLLATGAEPRRLDIPGTGLAGVHHLRRLAHAERLRGVLASLGRDNGHLVIAGAGWIGLEVAAAARSYGAEVTVVEAAPTPLHGILGPELGGLFTDLHREHGVRFHFGARFTEIVGQDGVVLAVRTDDGEEHPAHDVLAAIGAAPRTALAEQAGLDLADRETGGGIAVDATLRTSDPYIYAAGDVAAADHPVLDSRLRVEHWASALNGGPAAARAMLGQEVSYDRIPYFFSDQYDVGMEYSGYAPPGSYEQVVCRGDVAKREFIAFWLGADGRLLAGMNVNVWDVAEPIQQLIRSGAPLTPEALADPEVPLASLLA
- a CDS encoding threo-3-hydroxy-L-aspartate ammonia-lyase; the protein is MTQSPSGPTGPGSTGVPDAVTLDDVRDAARRLAGVAHRTPVLRSRTLDALVGAEVHLKCENFQRVGAFKFRGAYNALSRLSPEQLARGVVAYSSGNHAQAVALAARELGSHAVIVMPEDSPQSKTDATAGYGAEIVRYDRYTGDRVALGRQLAEERGLALIPPYEHPHIIAGQGTAALELIEETGPLDALLTPVGGGGLMAGSATAATALVPGIRMIGVEPEAGDDTLRSLAAGHPVTIPVPHTIADGQAVATPGELTFAINRRLLDSVVLVTDDEIRAAMKFAFERLKLVTEPSGASALAALLAARVAPLPPRIGVIISGGNVGLDRFLELMG
- the dnaG gene encoding DNA primase, which gives rise to MAGRINDDDVKAVRDAVPIDAVVSEYLQLRNAGGGNLKGLCPFHDEKSPSFHVSPAKGLYHCFGCQEGGDTVDFIMKLDHLSFAETIERLASQAGITLRYEEGGYTPGRQQGERTRLVEAHKAAAQYYAEQLDSPEAEIARKFLAERGFDQAAAQHFGVGYSPAGWDHLTRFLRGRRFSDQELILAGLSQEGRRGPIDRFRGRLMWPIRDIAGEVVGFGARKLRDDDNGPKYLNTPETPIYRKSHVLYGIDLAKKEIAKTNRAVVVEGYTDVMACHLAGVTTAIATSGTAFGEGHIKILRRLLMDNAGSEVVFTFDGDAAGQKAALRAFEDDQKFAAETSIAITPGGMDPCDLRLAKGDQAVADLVESRTPLFEFALRHVVSRHNLDTTVGRAAALDEAAPIVAHIKNSSIQHESAVQLAGMLGILDTQFVVKRVSQLARWARERGRDGGPDQGRQQRRGQAPAPAEARPAPGPRGPALNLRSPAHRVERELLKLALQRPDLVSPAFDAYGADEFTAPPYAVVRQCIEDAGGAAAGAADQGFIPRVREAAPDDTVRAMVTELAVEPLHTRRDPDEAYAGVQLVAVRLAAVNHRVTEIRGTLQRLGPRADPDHLAAVQNELWVLQQYGQSLRERGYAAL